ACCGCCAGCGCCGAGAAGAGGTTCATCGGCGTCTCCAGCATGGCGCGGCGGTCCTGCCCGATGACGATGCCGTCCATGGCCAGCACCGCCGCCGCCAGCAGGCCGGCGGGCCGGCCCCCCAGCCGCCGGCCGATGGCGTAGACCACCAGGATCGTCAGCAGTCCATAGGCCACTGTGGCATAGCGCAGGGCCATAAATCCCTCCAGACTGCCCCACGGCCGGTACAGCAGTCCCAGCACCGCCGCCATCAGGTATAATCCGCCGGGCGGCAGGGTGGCGAAGAAATCGCGGTAGGGCAGTTGGCCCTGCAGGAACAATTGGGCGCTGAAGGCATAGGCACCCTCGTCGGTGTCAGGCGCGTACAGCACGCCCACAGCCGGCGGCGTCAGCTCCCACAGCCGCACATACCCGGCCGCCGCTAGGATGATCGCCAGCAATATAATGCTGATCCAATGTTGCCCGCGTCCCGCCGGCCGCCCCCTCATACGTTCCGCTCCCCGGATGGCCGGAAAACCGCGATCTGTTCGGCCGGCAGGCTGGGGATATCCACGCGCCGGCAGATCCGCCAGGACGAAAGCCCCTTCTCCAGGGCATCCAGCTCGGCGCGCGTGGCCTCCAGCACCACACAGCCGCCCGGCCGCAGATGTCCTTGCGCTTGCTCCATGAAGCCTATCAGAAAGCCCATCCTGGAACCCTGAAGCCAGCGGTCGAAGACCCGCATCAACAGGTCGGCGATGCGGCGGTGCCGGCGCAGGAAACTGGTGAACCAGCGGGTCAGCTCCGTCTCGCGCGGGTTCATGGGCGGATTGAAGGCGATGACGTCAAAGTCTCCCCGCACCGCCTGGAACAGATCGGAGCGGTACAGGCGCACCGGCACCTGGTTGCGCTGGATATTGGCGCCGGCTACTTGTAAAGCCCGCTCGCTGACATCAGTGGCCTCCACCTCCAACCCGCGCTTCGCCAGATAGATGGCCACATAGCCGGTCCCCGTGCCGACATCCAGCGCCCGGCCGCCGGCCGGCGCCTCCTCCGCACACACCCGTGCCAGGATGCGCGTGTCCTCCTCCGCGCTGCACACCCCTATGGCGTTATGAATGACAATATCCTCCATATGGCTCACTTTTCCAGACGAAAGATGACGATGCGGGCATCCGCATCCTTGAGTTCTGCCAGCCGGCGCAGTCCCGGCATCTCCTGCACCTCTAACAGCGGCGCCAACTGCGGGCGCAGTTGCCGCGTCTCCCGCTCATCCAGCACGAAGTAATCGGCCCCATGGGCATAGGCATAGGCCAGGACATCCGGGATGGGGGCATTAGGGGTGGGGACCCATTCCGCGCCGGCGTGGAAGGCGACCGCCGGATAGCGCGACATGACCGTATCCCCGGGTTGGATATGTTCGGCCAGCCACAGGCCGGCGGCGCGGTGCGCCGGCCGGAAGGACCCCAGGCTGGTGGTGGCCGCCACGCGCGGGGTGATCCAGAGCGATACCACCGCCAGCAGGAGTGTGAGCACAACGGACAGCGCCGTGTGCCACACCCTCTGCGCCGGCCCGCGAGGCCACCAGCCGGCCAGCGTCTCCCCCGCCCAGGCGCTCCAGCGCTCCACACCGTGCGCCGTCCAGAGGATGAGCAGGGGCAGGACGGATCCGATATAACGTTCCTGCACGAAGAAGAAGATGAAGCCCAGCGCCGGCGCCCAGGAAGCCGCCAGCAACAGCTCCCCTTTCGCCCGGCGCTTGTCCCACGTGGCTCCGAACAGCCCCAGGGTCAGCAGGGGCACCAGCCAGATGGGGAACATG
The window above is part of the Anaerolineae bacterium genome. Proteins encoded here:
- a CDS encoding methyltransferase, which encodes MCSAEEDTRILARVCAEEAPAGGRALDVGTGTGYVAIYLAKRGLEVEATDVSERALQVAGANIQRNQVPVRLYRSDLFQAVRGDFDVIAFNPPMNPRETELTRWFTSFLRRHRRIADLLMRVFDRWLQGSRMGFLIGFMEQAQGHLRPGGCVVLEATRAELDALEKGLSSWRICRRVDIPSLPAEQIAVFRPSGERNV